TGTTCTACAAGGATTCCGTGCGCCTAGCCCAACGCCTGATCGACCTTGGCAAGACCGACTGGGAACTCGCCTCCTACCCCCTAGAGCCGCACGGCTATATCCACGCCTCGAGCTGGCTGGACCAGTACCGACGCATCCTTAAGCTCTTCGAAAGTTCGATCGGCAAGCCCGCACCGTAACCGAGTTGCGACGCGTCTCGCGCGCCCGCTAGTGCTCCTCGGCGGGTCGCGCTTTGGCGTCGTCCCGGGACGCGAGCACCGCTTCGGACAACCACCTCAGCCGTTCGCCGAGCAAGGCCCAAGCGTGCACCTGGGACGGCTCATCGAGGCGCGGCTCCAGCTGTTCGTGCAGGAGCGCGGCCGTGGCGACCTCAGTGCATTGCTCGGCCGTGAGACGCACCACCCGAAGTCGTCCGGCGCTGATCGCACGCTCCAGCATCGATGCGGCGACGGGCCAAGCGGGGTTCGGCACGTCCATTTCACCGGGCAAGCGCAGGCACACGGTGACGGTGCGCTCGCCGAGCAACGCGCGCCGCGCGAGCTGCCCCCAGCGCTGACGGGTGTCGGCGACCCCGACGGCAATGCCGTAGCGCATATCATCCCCCTGCCAGCACAGCTGAGTAAGGGGCGGATCCCCAGCGATCACATCGACTCCGTCGACTACCCGGTCGCCGAGCAGTCTCAACAGGGGGACCAAGGCGTCGTGCACTTGAACGGGCGTTGGCTCGGCAACCTCTTCCCGTGCGGCCTCCCACGCGGCGCTGAAGGAATCCACAGCCGCGGCGCCCTCGCTCAAGGGCGCCTGTCGGTCCGCCAGTGGCGCCACCGACATGCCCAACACTTCGCTTCGGTAGCGCTCAGCGCAGCTGGCGAGAAATCGACGAGCGCCCAGGGACGACGGACCGCTCCCATCGCTGGCGAGGTGAGATCGCAGCCACTCACCATCACCGACCATCGCCTGTGCTTCGACACGGGTGACGCCCGCTGCGCGCAAGCGCGCGTCGACCAGTCGCTGCGCATCGATCACTCCGAGTCCCTGCAGCGACACTGGGGATCGCCAACGCCGTTGCAAATCGCCGCTCCACTGGGCGACACATCGGGCGTGGGCCACCTGGTCCAAGGCGACCACGAGCACCGCGTGAGCAAGCGACGGGGCGATCGCTTCGAGCATTTGTGCCAGGGGATCCTGCTCGCGCGGCAGGGGGCGGCGTGAACGTCCGGTGGCGTCGTCACGACCACCCGCACTGACGCACTCGTGATGCTCCACGCAGAACACCAAGGGCACGTAGAAGGCCGCGAAGTGCGAGAGGTCGGCGATGCGCTCAAGGGCTTGCTGCCGTGCGATTTCGCCGTCGCCTTCGAGTACGAGGCGATCGCATTCATCAACGCCCATTTGGTCACACAGCTCGGTGGCCACAGGATGGCCCCCTATCCAGCGCCGACAGGCCGCTCTGAGCTCCAAATCATCGGCGAACAGGAGCGTGTGGAAGACGTTGAGCCACGTACTCAAGCGCGCCTCGGTTACCACGCCGCGAAGACGCAGCGCATCGGCGACCGCGTCGAGAAGCGCCGGCTTACCCAGGACGTGATCGAGCAGCGTCTGCCAGTGCGCGGAGCGCGTTAGGTCTGGCGGCAATCGCTGGGCCGCCTCGTGGAGGCGCTTGGAGGCAGGGGTACGCTCCCCAGCGCGTTCCGCGGAGGCGGCCAACAGCTCACGCACAGCCCCCGCCAAAACGCTGCGCGCGAGAGCCGTCCAGTGAGACTCGATCGCTAGCGTGGTCGCGCGATCGGCGGCCAAGGTGGTGGTGGCCGGCGCCAGCGCACCACCAGCCTCAGCGCGGTCCAGGGCCTGCACCAGCGCGCCGAGCGCACCTCGCTCCCAGTATGGGGTGCTTCCTGGCATCACGCCCGGTCCCACCGCGATCACCACCGCGTCGCCGTCCAAGCGTTGGGCAAGCGCGTTAAAAAAGTGGGTTTTGCCAAAACCCCGGCCCGGTGCGGTCACCACCCATGCTGGGCGGCCGGCACGCAACGGCTGGTAACGCGATTGAAACGCTTGGCGCATCCACTGCACATCACCTGTCAACCGCTCGATGAGTTCGCCGTTGGCCAACCGCTCGCCTGGACCCAGCTCCCCGACGCCAGGGGCTGGCGCATGCGCCTCGCGCACGCCGGGGGCGAGCACCTCCGCCGCTTCATCGAAGGGCGTAGGGGTGTCGACCGGCAGTTGCGGGCTTGGTTGAGTACTCATTCCGCACGATTGTAGCGAGCCGCCAACAGGTGAACCAACCGCGCTCGAGCCGGATTTACGCCGTGGGAACAGTGCACTCGCGCTTTATGGGGGCACAACGTTACACTCCGCGACTCCCTGTTCGCCCCATCGGGCTTGAGCGAAGGAACCTCCTACTGATGAATGTCACCATCTTCGGGTCTGGGTATGTGGGCCTGGTCACGGGCACGTGCTTCGCGGAGACCGGTAACCACGTCGTCTGCATGGACGTGGACGCGGCAAAGATCGAGGGCTTGAAGCGCGGCGAGCTGCCCATCTACGAGCCGGGCCTAGCCGACATGCTGGAGCGCAACGTCGCTGCCGGTCGCCTGGAGTTCACCACGGACGTGGCCGCAGCCGTGGCCCATGGCCTGTTCCAGGTGATCGCCGTGGGCACGCCGCAGGATGAGGACGGTTCCGCCGATCTGCAGTACGTGCTCAGCGTGGCCTCCAACATCGGTCGACACATGACCGCCTACCGCATTGTCATCGACAAGTCGACGGTGCCCGTGGGCACGGCTGATCGGGTGCACGAGACGATCGACGCGGAGCTGGCCCAACGAGACGCTGACGTCGCCTTCGACGTCGTCTCCAACCCTGAATTTCTCAAGGAAGGCGCGGCGATCAGCGACTTCATGAAGCCAGACCGGATCATCGTCGGCACGGACAACCCGCGTACGGGCGAGCTGCTCCGAGCCCTGTACGACCCCTTCACGCGCAATCGTGACCGCCTGCTCATGATGGATGTCCGCTCGGCGGAACTGACCAAGTACGCGGCGAACGCAATGCTCGCCACCAAGATCAGCTTCATGAACGAGATGGCCAATATCGCCGAGCGCTGCGGCGCGGATATCGAGCAAGTGCGCAAGGGCATCGGCTCCGATCCGCGCATCGGCTATCACTTCATCTACCCTGGCGCGGGCTATGGAGGATCCTGTTTCCCGAAAGATGTAGCCGCCATCATCCGCACGGCCCAAGACCTGGACTACCCGGCGCGCCTGCTCGAAGCGGTCGACGACGTTAACGACCGACAGAAGGAGCGGCTGTTCGAGAAGATCAGCGCGCAGTACGGGGGTGATTTGGCTGGCAAGACCTTCGCCCTGTGGGGCCTCGCCTTCAAGCCGAACACGGACGATATGCGCGAGGCACCGAGTCGCGTGCTGATGGAGGCCTTGTGGGCCGCCGGAGCCAGGGTCCGCGCCTACGATCCCGTCGCCCGTGAGGAAGCCGCTCGCCTATACCCAGAACAGGCCGGCCTCACCCTGTGCGAAAGCGCGATGGACGCGCTGGAAGGGGCTGACGCCCTGGTGATCATCACCGAGTGGAACGAGTTCCGCAGCCCGAACTTCGATCGCATCAAACAGGAGCTGTCCGAAGCGCTGATCTTCGACGGGCGCAACCTCTACGACCCTGCGCTCCTTGGAACGCTTGGCTTTAAGTATCACTCGGTAGGCCGAGAACCGATTCTCAACTAACAAAAAGGCAAGGCGGTGGCGATTTCCTGCCACCAAGCCGACCCCCGGGGTATCCGAAGATGACCATCACTCCTCTGGTGCTCTCAGGCGGCTCAGGCACGCGCCTGTGGCCGATGTCACGCGAGCTATATCCAAAGCAGCTGCTCCCCCTGGTATCGGAGCACACGATGCTGCAGGACACGATCCTGCGTCTGCACGGGCTCGCCGGACTAGAAGCGCCCATGGTGGTTTGCAACAACGCCCACCGTTTTCTCGTGGCGGAGCAACTGCGCCAGATCGACCACGCGGCACAGGCGATCCTGCTCGAGCCGGTCGGGCGCAACACGGCCCCAGCGGTGGCCGTGGCGGCTTACCACTGGTTGGCTCAACAGACCAACGACGAAGACACCACCCTGCTGGTCTTACCCGCCGATCACGTGATCCTCGATGCGGAGCGCTTCCGCGTGGCCGTGGAGCAGGCAGCGGTTGCCGCGAGCGAAGGTCACTTGGTGACCTTCGGCATTACCCCAATGCGCGCAGAGACGGGATACGGCTACATCCGCTCAGGCAACGCAGTCGCAGATCTCGGCGATCGCGTACGTCAGGTGGCCCAGTTCGTCGAGAAGCCGGATGAGTCCACCGCTAAGGGCTACGTGGCGAGCGGCGACTACCTCTGGAACAGCGGCATCTTCATGTTCTCCGCGCGCCGCTACCTCGAGGAGCTGGCGCGCTTTGCGCAACCGATCGCGAGCGCCTGTGAGCAAGCCTGCGCCAACGCCAGCGGCGACCTTGACTTCGTTCGTCTGCAAGAGGCTGCCTTCGAAGCCAGTCCGAGTGACTCGATCGACTACGCGGTAATGGAGAAGACAGACCACGCGGTGGTGGTCCCGATGGACGCGGGCTGGAGCGATGTCGGCACCTGGTCTTCGCTCTGTGACGCCAGCCAAGCCGATGAGCAGGGCAACGTCAGCACCGGCGACGTGCTGCTGGAGGACACGTCCGAATGCTACGTGCGCGCCTCGCACCGCTTGGTCGCCGCCGTTGGCGTTGAGAAGCACGTGATCGTGGAGACGTCGGACGCCGTGCTCGTGGTGCCCAAGGACAGGGCGCAAGACGTCAAGAAGCTGGTCAACGCACTCAAGGCGCGCCGGCGCGAAGAAGCGAGCTTGCACCGTGAAGTCTACCGCCCCTGGGGCTCCTACGACAGCGTGGACAACGGCACCCGCTTCCAGGTCAAGCGTATCACCGTAAAGCCAGGCGCCGAGCTGTCACTACAGATGCATCACCACCGCGCAGAGCACTGGATAGTGGTCAGCGGCACAGCGGAGGTGACCTGCGGCGACAAGGTCTTCCTGCTCACGGAAAACCAATCCACCTACATCCCGATCGGCACCCAACATCGCCTGGCAAATCCGGGCAAGCTGCCCCTGGAGCTGATCGAGGTGCAGTCCGGTAGCTACCTCGGAGAAGACGACATCGTGCGTTTCCAGGACAACTACGGACGGGCCCGATAGCCATGCACCGGCAGATCGACTGCTTCAAGGCCTACGACATCCGCGGTCAGGTCCCCGGCGCGCTGGATGAGGACATCGCCTGGCGCATCGGTCGGGCGTTCGCGGCCCACCTGAGCCCTCAGTCTGTGGTGATCGGTCGCGACATGCGCAGCTCCAGTGACGCCCTCTCGGACGCCCTCGCGCGCGGGCTCAACGAGGGCGGTGTGGCGGTTAGCGATATCGGCCTGTGCGGTACGGAGGAGATCTACTTCGCCTGCTTCAACGGTGGCTTCGACGGCGGCGTCATGGTCACCGCCAGCCACAACCCCCCAGACTACAACGGCATGAAGCTCGTGCGTGAGGGCGCCCGCCCACTCAGCCGAGACACGGGACTGGAGGATATCCGTCGCCTCGCAGAGGCCGGCGAGTTCCCAGCCGCCGCCAATACGCCAGGTACACGCAAGCCCTACGATTCCCGCGACGCCTACATCCAACACCTGCTCACCTACGTGAACCTCGAACGGCTGCCGCCCCTGAAGATCGTCGTCAACCCGGGCAACGGTACGGCAGGGGCTGTCCTCGACGCCCTCGAACCCCTGCTGCCGTTCGAGTTCATCAAGCTGCACTACGCGCCTGACGGGAGCTTTCCGAATGGCGTGCCCAACCCACTACTGCCGGACAACCGAGCACCCACCACCGAGGCAATCCTCGACGCGGGCGCTGACCTCGGTCTCGCCTGGGACGGCGATTTCGATCGCTGTTTTGCTTTCGACCACAAGGGCCGCTTCATCGAGGGGTACTACATCGTGGGCCTGCTGGCGAGCGCCTTCCTGGCCAAGGATTCCGGGGCCCGCATCGTGCACGATCCCCGACTTGTATGGAATACGGTGGATGTGGTGAACAGCGCCGGCGGCACGGCCGTGCAAACAAAGGCCGGTCACGCTTTCATCAAGGAACGTATGCGGAGCGAGGACGCGGTCTACGGCGGTGAAATGAGTGCCCACCATTACTTCCGCAACTTCGCCTACGCGGACAGCGGCATGATCCCGTGGCTGCTGATCGCTGAAATCATGGGGCACACGGGCCAACCCCTCGCCGCCTTGGTGGACGAACGGATCGCTAAATTCCCTGCTAGCGGCGAAATAAACCGCCGCGTCAGCGACGCCACCGCCGTCATCGCCGCCATCGGTGAGCGCTACCGCGATGCAGCCGTGAGCGAGGAATCCGTGGATGGGCTAAGCCTCGCCTTCGACGACTGGCGCTTCAACCTGCGTGCCAGCAACACGGAGCCGCTGTTGCGGCTCAACGTGGAGAGCCGCGGGAATGAAGATCTGATGCGCGCGAAGACTGCCGAACTCTTAGCCGCCATCGACGGTCACGGCTAGCGGGAGGGTAAATCGGTGGTTCTAGAAGACGCCCACTGCCCGTGCGGTGGCTGCGGAAAGGCCGAGTTGGTAAAGCACGCTGGAGATCGTGCTCCAAAGGGCTAGCGGTCGCATGCGATCGGCATCCAGCGGCACCACGATAGTATCGCCGTAGGAGATCGGAATCTGGTCCCCCCGGAACCAGCGCGAGTTCTTCGAGGTGACCACTTCGCCATTCGCTCGCACCACGTAGATTCGCTTGCGATCGGCCTGTTTGGTGGTATTGCCGGCCTTGTCCAGATACTCCTCGAGCACCTTCTGCGGATCGTACAGATGCGAACCAGGGAACTGCACCTGGCCGATGACGGTCACCTCCTGAGACAGCTCGGGCACCATCAGCTGGTCCCCGTCGCGAAGCACGAGATCGGCGGGCGACCCATGCCCCTCGCTGACCAGGCGCTCTAGGTCGATCACCAGGCGCCCGACCGCAGGGGTCTCGCGAATTTGCTCAAGCAACTCCTGACCTAGTCGCAGAGCTTCCCCAGCGTTCCCACCACCTGCCGGTGACTGAGCACCTTGCACCGCAGCCACTGCGAGATCCGACTCGAGGCGCCGGGCGAGTTGTTGCAAGCGTTCCTGCTCGCGCTGGCGTAGCCCGACCCGCGTGAACGTAGCGCCGGCGGCGAAGGCGTAGTCCGTGAGTCCACCGGCACGCTCGACGAGGTCGGCGAGAGTCTCTCCTCGTGCTACGGGGTAGGTACCTGGAAAGCGCACCTCACCGCTCAAGGTCACCTTATCGGCATTGGCGATCTCGGGCACCGTCTTGACTAGGAGATGGTCACGCGCCTGCAAAATCAGATCCGCCTGCTCATCGCCCGCCAGCACGCGATCGAGATCGACCGAGAGAAACTGCGTATCCGCATCCTGTCCCGGCACGATGATTCGACGCGTCAACACCGCGGCGCTGGTGAATGCGTTCTCGCCGAGGCCGCCCGCAGCGCGCAGCAAATCGCTGATGCGCATTCCGGGAACGATGGGGTAGCGCCCTGAGACGCGGACCTCACCGACCACCACCGCCACCGCCAACGGTGTACCGAACTGGCCCTGATCGTCCAGTGCCTTGAGCAAGGGCCCGATCACCCCGGATCGATCGCGGTTGAGCTGGAATACGGTGACGTGATCGCCAGGCCGCAGCAACGGATTCTCAGCGCTCCTGGGCGCCACCAGCGCCTGGCGCAGATCGGCGGTGGCTACCGAGAGCTGCCCCATTTCGTCCAGGCGACGGATCAAGATGTAGTTGGTATCCGCGAACTCGCGCAGGTCAGCTGCCGATGTGATCAAATCTGTTAGGCGCATGCCGTCACGCCACTGGAACTCGCGCGGCTCGCGCACGTGCCCTTGCAAGGAAACCACGCCGCGCGCAAGGCTCTGGGCCGGTATCACCCGCAGCACATCGCCGTTGCGCACGGTCAGACGTCGATCCGAATCGCGGCTCAGGTCGATGTCGATCACCGTACGTCCGCCGCTGGGCAGTATGCGCTCCAGACGCGCGTTGCCGAGCTGCGCCTCAGCGCTCGCTCCGCCCGCGAGCGCCAGCAACTGCTCGACGGTGGTCTCGCCACGCAGCTCGTAGCGTGCCGGACGATTGATCGCCCCCTCCACTCCTGCCACGGGGCCAATCGGTGGCACGAAGACCACGTCCCCGCTTCGCAGACGCTGGTTGTCCCGCGTATCGCCCCTGAGGAGCAGGTCGTAGAGGTCGAGCGTGGTGACCACGCGTCCATCGCGCTTGAGCTGCACGCGACGCAGGGAACCGTTGTCCTCTACGCCACCACTTAGGAGCAGTGCGTTGGCGATGGTCGTGAGGCTGTCGACGGTGATGACGCCGTGGCCTTTCACATCGCCAGTCACGAGTACCTGGATCGCCCGCAGGCGCTTGATGGTTACCGTGGTGTTGATGCCGATCATCTGCTCGGCGACCCGCGTGCGGATCTCATCACGCACATCGTCCAAGGGAAGCCCAGCCACGGTAACCGGCCCGATCTGCGGAAGCACGACTCGGCCCTCTCGATCGACGGTAAGCTCGAAGCTCTGGCTGTCCGCGCCGTAGAAGCTAACTAGCAACACATCGGAGGGCCCGACGACGTAGTTGCCCGGTACAGCCGTGGCAGCAGGGTCGAATAACAGCGTATCGGCCCGGGACAGGAAGTCGCTGCCGTAGAGCGCGAGCGCGTCCGTTCCCGTACGTTTCAACGGCAGAAGCTCAACGAAGACCACGAAGGCGTCTAAGCCCGGTTCAGCCTGGATCCGCATCGCCGCCTGCTTAGCCGTAAGTCCCGCCAACTCGATGTGGAACACGCGCTGCAGGTGGAGCACACCGTAGCGATCCAGCTCGTAGCGGCGCTGTCCGACGAGTTCCATCAGGAACCCCGGCAGCAAATCGACGTCCTCGTCCGTGTTGCCTGGGTCTATGGTTCGTGGGTCGACGGGCGCAAACCCGATCAGCAGCGTGGACTCCGGCTCGAGGGTATCTTCGGCAGCGGGCGTCAGCTCCTCTTGCGCTCGGGGCTCGCCAAGCAATGGGTTCGCTCCATCGAGGGCGTCGCTGGTGCTGCCAGCCTCCGACTCTAGGGCAACGCCCCCGGGGATGAGGGCGGCAAGATCCGCGGGCGATAAGCCTAGTGAGCGCATCAACCGCTCGCGCTCGGCGGGCGGCAGCTGCATTAGCCGTTGCACCTGCGCCTGCGAGACCGACTGAGCCACACTTGCCCAAGGGAGCAGAATCGAGAGCAGCAAGGTGGAGCCCGCCAACAGCAAGGAGGTAGCGCGGCGACGTGAGTTCGCTGATCCGGGGGTTGGCTCGAGCATTGCGCTAGTGTCGTTCCAAGGGCTCTAGAAACGTCGCGGCGAGGTCAACCTGTTCCTTGCGCCCCTAAGAGAGGGAACCGCATTACAGCGGGCACCTGCCGATAAACCCGGGGGATATTACGTAGCGATGCGCGGGGAAGCAACGACACCGCACGCGCAGGCTTGGGCGTAGTGGACAGTCTGCCGGCGCGTCCTGCCGCGTATTAGACGCCGTAGTAGGCGCGATACCACTCGATAAAACGGGCGACGCCCACTTCAACGGGCGTGGACGGTCGGTAGCCCACATCTGCTGCAAGGTCCTCGATGTCCGCTGAGGTCGACGGCACATCCCCCGGTTGCTTCGGCAGGAAGTTCTTCTGCGACTTACGCCCAATGCACTCCTCGATCACTTCGATGTAGCGCATCAACTCTACCGGCGAGTTGTTGCCGATGTTGTATAAGCGATAGGGCGCTGAGGACGTGCCAGGATCGGGCTCAGTCCCGCGCCACGCTTGATTCGGCGTCGCCACCCGGTCCATCACCCGAATCACTCCCTCCACGATGTCGTCGATGTAGGTGAAGTCGCGGCGGTGGTGGCCATGATTGAACACATCGATAGGCTGGCCGGCGAAGATGTTGCGAGTGAAAAGGAACAGGGCCATGTCGGGCCGTCCCCAGGGGCCGTACACGGTAAAGAAGCGCAGGCCGGAGACGGGCAGACCGTACAGATGGGCGTAGGTATGCGCCATCAGCTCGTTGGCCTTCTTTGTCGCCGCGTAGAGGGAGAGCGGGTGGTCCACGTTGTGATGGATCGAGAATGGCTGCGTCTCGTTGGCGCCGTATACGGAGCTGGAAGATGCGTAGACCAGGTGCTCTACCCCGTTGTGACGACAGCCTTCCAGGATGTTGGTGGTACCCACCACGTTGCTGTCGATGTAGGCATGGGGGTTTTCCAGTGAGTAGCGCACGCCTGCTTGCGCTGCTAGGTGGATAACGCGCTCGACGCCGGCGCTCGCGAACAGCTTGGCCATGCCGTCACGATCTTCGAGCGCCAAGCGTTCAAAGCGGAAGTTGCCGTGCTCGGTCAATTGAGCGAGGCGTGCCTTTTTCAAGCTTGGGTCGTAGTAGTCGTTGACATTATCAACGCCTACCACCTCGTCCCCGCGCTCGAGCAAGCGCTTGCTCGTGTGGAACCCGATGAAGCCTGCAGCTCCGGTTACCATGATCTTCATGCGCGTCCCTTCTCTCGTTCGGTTGTCACCTGGACGCGGGCTCAGAGCCGACCGTCCACCTGCTCGGCAGGCAAAGCGTATTTGATGTCGTAGAGCACGTGATTGGGCTTACCAAGGGCACGGATCGCCTCGATGCCCATCTCCTGGAATTGCCGATGGGCGACCGCCACTACGATGGCGTCGTAGGCTTGAGATTCCAGCGCTTTAACTGGGGTCAGGCCATACTCGTGTTCGACCTCGGCCGCATCCACCCACGGGTCATGCACGTCCACCGTCGCCCCGTAAGACTCCAGCTCGCGCATCACATCCACCACCCGCGTGTTGCGCACATCCGGGCAGTTCTCCTTGAAGGCGAGACCCATGATCAAGATACGCGAGCCGGTCACGTGCAGGCGCTTGCGCATCATCAGGCGAGTCAGCTCACCTGCAACGTACAGGCCCATGTTGTCATTGATCCGGCGCCCGGCGAGGATCATCTCGGGGTGGTAGCCGACTTCCTGACACTTATGCGTCAAGTAGTAGGGGTCGACGCCGATGCAGTGCCCGCCGACCAATCCAGGGCGGAAGGGGAGGAAGTTCCACTTAGTACCGGCCGCCTTGAGCACCTCCTCCGTATCGAGACCGAGGCGGTTGAAGATGAGCGCAAGCTCGTTGATCAGGGCAATGTTCACGTCTCGCTGGGTGTTCTCGATCACCTTCGCGGCCTCAGCCACGCGGATGCTGCTCGCCTGGTAGGTGCCCGCGTCGATGATCAACCCGTACAGCTGATCGACCAGGGAGGCCACCTCTTGCGTGGATCCAGCCGTGACCTTGACGATGTTGTTGATGCGGTGCTGGCGGTCCCCGGGATTAATGCGCTCTGGGCTGTAGCCTGCGTAGAAGTCGTGGTTGTAGCGCAGACCGGACATCTGCTCCAGCACCGGCACGCAGACCTCCTCGGTGGCCCCGGGATACACCGTGGACTCGTAGATCGCCACGTCGCCCCGGCTGAGCACCTTACCGATGGTCTGACTGGCGAGGATCAGCGGCGTTAGGTCCGGCCGCTTGTTGCCGTCGATCGGGGTCGGTACGGTGGCGATGAAGACGTTGCACGCGCGCAGCGCCTCGAGGTCTGCGCTGTAGCTGAGATGCTCCGCCTCGGCCAGCTCGTCCGCGTCCACCTCGAGCGTACGGTCGTGCCCGCCGCGCAGCTCGTCGACCCGCTGGGCATTGATATCGAAGCCGACCGTCGGCACCTGGCGTCCGAAGGCCACAGCGAGCGGCAGGCCCACGTAGCCCAGACCGATCACGGCGACCCGAAGATCCTTCAGTTGAGTTAGCGCGGCAGGTTCCTCAGCGCTAGCAGCTTCCACTTTCGACACCTCACGACGGTCGGGATGGTACAGGCGCCGGAATATACCGCACCCGAGCCGCAACGTCGGCGGCGATGCTCACAAAGGCCCGATTGGGCCATTTCGACCCCCGATCACCGGCGATCGGGGGCGAGGAGCGGTGGTGTCTAGCCCAAAATCACGGCGATCAAGGCGACGATGGAGAGAACGATCGTGTACGGCAGGGCCAGCTGCACCATCTTCATGTAGGACAGGCGCAGGAGCGGAGCCAGGGCCGAGGTCAGCAGGAACAGGAAGGCCGCCTGCCCGTTCGGCGTGGCGACACTCGGAATGTTCGTACCGGTGTTGATCGCCACCGCCAAGGTCTCGTAGTGCTCGCGGCTGATCTCACCCGCCTTGAACGCCGCCTCTACCTCGGAGATGTACACGGTCGCCACGAAGACGTTGTCACTCACCATAGACAACACGCCGTTGGCGATGAAGAACAGGGGCGCCTGACTGTCGATCGGCTGATGCAGCACCCACTCGATGACGGGCTCAAACAAGTGCTGATCGTGGATCACGCCGACGATGGCGAAGAACACCACCAACAGAGCCGTAAAGGGCAGTGCCTCCTCGAACGCGTGGCCGATGCGCGACTCCTGAATGACCCCTGTGAACGCCGTGGCTAGCACGATCACGGTGAGTCCGATCAGGCCCACTTCCGCTAGGTGCAGGGCAAGCCCGATGACTAAGAACAACACGGTGGCGCCCTGCACCCAGAGCACGGCAACATCACTGGGCGTGCGCTTGCGAGTCTCTTCAGCATCGTACTCCTCCAACACGCGGCGCACATTGCTGGGCAAGGTGGCGCCGTATCCGGCGATGCGGAAATGCTCCACCCCCCAGCAAACGAACATCCCAGCGATCAGTACGGGAATCGAGACATAAGCCACAGCCAGGTAGAACTCGATGAAGTTCCAATCGAGTTTCTTGGCGATGAGCAGGTTTTGCGGCTCTCCCACCTGAGTCGCCACACCGCCAAGCGCCGTGCCCACCGCGGCGTGCATGACCAGCTGGCGAAGGAAGGCGCGAAACTGGTCGAGATCCGCGCGGTGGTTGTCACCCACATCGTGATCGGCCGTGTGGTCGTGGTCGTCGCTGTGGAAGTGCTTACCCGAGGCTACCTTGTGGTAGACCGCGTGGAAGCCTAGGGCAACGGTAATCACCACCGCGGTTACGGTAAGCGCATCGAGGAACGCCGAGAGTACGGCCGCCACCACCAAAAAGACCAGCGATAGGGGCTTCTTGCCCTTCAGGCCCAACACCAACTTCGTGAAGATGAACAGCAGCAGCTCACGCAAAAAGTAGATGCCCGCCACCATGAAGATTAGCAGCAGGATGACGGGAAAGTTGGTCACCGTCTCCTCGTAGACGGTGTGCGCAGACGTCATACCGATGACGACAGCTTCCACCGCCAGCAGCCCACCAGGCTGCAGCGGGTAGCAGCGCAGGGCCATCGCCAAGGTGAAGATGAACTCGCCGACCAGCAGCCAGCCGGCCAGACCGTGATTGATCTGGAAGACGATCGGATTGAGAATCAGGAATCCAACGATCGCCTTCTTGTACCAACCCGGCGAATTGCCGAGGAAGTTATCCCAGAGTTCCGCCGTGATCGAGTTCGCCATCGAGCTTTCCTTCCAACCGTCGCCAAACACTGGCACTGCCGCATCTACTCTCCAGGCCGTCGAGTCGAAGCTCGTGCGCCTGACGTTCTTGCTCAGTCGCCCGGCGCACC
This genomic window from Pseudomonadota bacterium contains:
- the nhaB gene encoding sodium/proton antiporter NhaB yields the protein MANSITAELWDNFLGNSPGWYKKAIVGFLILNPIVFQINHGLAGWLLVGEFIFTLAMALRCYPLQPGGLLAVEAVVIGMTSAHTVYEETVTNFPVILLLIFMVAGIYFLRELLLFIFTKLVLGLKGKKPLSLVFLVVAAVLSAFLDALTVTAVVITVALGFHAVYHKVASGKHFHSDDHDHTADHDVGDNHRADLDQFRAFLRQLVMHAAVGTALGGVATQVGEPQNLLIAKKLDWNFIEFYLAVAYVSIPVLIAGMFVCWGVEHFRIAGYGATLPSNVRRVLEEYDAEETRKRTPSDVAVLWVQGATVLFLVIGLALHLAEVGLIGLTVIVLATAFTGVIQESRIGHAFEEALPFTALLVVFFAIVGVIHDQHLFEPVIEWVLHQPIDSQAPLFFIANGVLSMVSDNVFVATVYISEVEAAFKAGEISREHYETLAVAINTGTNIPSVATPNGQAAFLFLLTSALAPLLRLSYMKMVQLALPYTIVLSIVALIAVILG